The genomic window TTCTGAAGAACGTGAGGAAGGCATAGACCAAGCCGATGATCCCGAGATTCAGTCCCACATTCTGATCATAGAAGAGGATAACAAAAAGAATGGTGGTAAGAAATATATAATGATGTGTTTTCATAATATTGTTTTTAAGAGATACAGTTGATGACCGCCAGGAAATAAATAATGCTTATCGGTATATTCAGGAGCAACAGGACCGCCGAATTTCCATGTGGCTTATTATCGGCGATATTCGAAATAAATAATGTTAGTTCATAAAAGAAAACAATGATATTAATAACGGCCGCCGCTAAAACATAGTAAAACCCGATGGTGAGCAGAAACTCCCTTCTGGTGAGTAAAAAGCTGATGAGAATAAGGGTTCCCAAAGCAAAGGAAAGATAAAACGCCGTTTTCCCTTCCGAACTGAATTTTATATTGTCCATAACTAATGCAAAACGGTTGAATTTTTCTGTTGGATAAAATCTTTCAGATGATCGAAATTCTGCCAGAGCAGGGCTTCAAAATCCCAGTGGTAGAAAGGCCGCATATTTTTGCCTTTTCTGTAAGCATTCATATAGACTCTGAAATATTCCGGTAAGATCAGGCTTCCTAAAATGATGGCGGCTAACAGATGGGCATTGAGCTTCCCGTTTCCCAGCAGCAGAAACTGCATGGCAATCTCGTCTTCGAAATGGGTTCCGCAGCCCGTAATCAGGTGATGAACATCATGATCTTCCATTTTCGGAATCATGCTGAACCCGTGTTTCCTGTAAAACTCCCCAAGCTTTCGTCCCAGAGAATCTTCCTGAAACTCTAATAGCTGCTGTTCGGTAAACTGCCACTGTCTTTTCTTTTTCTTAAAATATTTCCGGTAAAGTTTCTGGGTTTTATCGTAAACGAAAAGCAGAAATCGGACACGTAATTTTTTCATAGTTGATCGGTTTTGGATAAGTTTTAATTTAAAAGGTTCTCAAAATTTGGCAGGGTGTATATCTCTTAATTTTAAAAGGAATATCATTATAATTGATTCTCTAAACCTGGGTTAAGGTAAACACCGTAATTTCCGGACGCACCATAAACCGGACCTGAAAGGAGTGTCCCAGAGCACGGTTGATATACAACATTCGTCCGTCTTCCAGATCAATCTCTCCCGAAGTATATCTGCGGTTTTTTACAGGAAGAAGCGGAGTAATGATTCCCGGAATACAGCACTGCCCGCCGTGGGTATGTCCGCTCAGAATCCAGCCTCGGTAACCGTTCCAGATGTCTTTGTCGCAGGCATCGGGATTGTGGCAGAGAATAATGTTGGCTTTTGAAGGATCATGGTTTTTCATTATTTCCTGCGGTGCAAAATTCGGTGACCAGAGATCTTCGAAGCCGATGAAATTCAATCCGTGGCTCTCTTTCTGCTGATTTCTTAACATCATAATACCTGAATTTTCCGCAATCTTACAGATCTCATCAGCCACCTTGGTTTCCAGCCAGTCGGTTCCATAGTCATGGTTGCCTAGAATTCCAAAAGTCCCAAAGCTTCCGAGCACGGCATGGCTCATCACTTTTTTAAGATCTTCACGCTCTTCTGCATTTCCGTGATTTACAAAATCGCCGGTGTACACTACAAAATCAGGGTTATAATTTTTAGCTTTCTGAAAAGAATCAATCAGGAAATTCCAGTCGAAGCGTGTTCCGACGTGCAGGTCTGAGATCTGCATCAGGATTTTTCCCTCCAGATTTGCTGGTAAGTTTCTGACAGGCATTTTCCTTTCCACAAATTCCAGCCAGAAAGGTTCGACCTGCCATGAATACAGCATAGGAAAAGTGGCCACTGCCGAGATCTGGAACAGTCTTTTTAAAAATGTTTTACGGTCCATCACATTCTTATTTTAACTTCCCGCAAAAGGACTCCCGAAAATTCCGACTGCCAATTCGGCCCAGATCAGTACCAGCACCAGGAGAATAACAAAGCAGATGGCTAATTTGGAAAGAATTTTTCTCTTTGACCGGATAACCAGATTAACAAAGAAAGCTGTCCCGAACAGCAGTACTGCTGCAATAAGAAAATCGGATACCGACCAGTTCCATCCTTCCACAAATGTATTTCCAAGAAGTGCCAGGAGGAGCAGTAAAACCGGTACCGCAAAGATAATTGTTGTTTTTTGTCTGTCTAAAATCATAAGTTTTAAATTTAATAATTAAAAGTACTTTGTATTTCAAAGTTAAAATATAAAAAAATATATCGTTTACCTTCCTAACAATTTTTCCAGGGCATTGAGGTGTTCCGTGAAAGCTGCTCTTCCGTTTTGGGTAACTCTGTAGGAAGTCTTCGGCTTTTTGCCTACAAATTCTTTCTTTACTTCTATATAAGCCGCTTTCTCCAGCGCATTGCTGTGGCTCGCCAGGTTACCGTCCGTAATCTCCAATATGCTTTTCATTTCCGAAAAATCAACCCAGTCGTTGACCATCAGAACGGACATGATGCCCAGTCTTACACGGCTTTCGAATTCTTTATTGAGTTGATTTATTTTTATCATTTTATTTAGTCTTGTTGTCTTATATGCTCTAGCATAATGACTTTATTGTTGGCAAACTTCACAATCAGCTGATGGTCTACAAAACCAAAGCCGGCACTCGTTCCTGCATAATACTGCCAGACATTTCGTTTTTTATCTTTCAGGTCCGGACTGCCTAATTTTTCTTTCACTTCGGATGAATCTTTATCAATCAACAATTCTCTATCAATGAGATCATCAATCATTTCATAATTATCCGTTCCGCTTTCCGTTTTTAGATTTAACCGCCATACAACGGAATCAAAATCTCTGCTTTTTTCTCTGGTCATACTGAAAATCAGAATAAAAACGATCAGAAAATAAATAACCGGAGAAATAAAAACACCTAACAGGGTACTTTTTAAAAACCTTCTCTTCCTATTCTTAAATACAACTGAAAAGATGCCGAAAATGGCAACCGCCAGGATCAGAATAATTAAAAAAGCAGAACCCTCCATTTTATTTATACTTTCTATGCATAATCAGTCCGTAGACAATATGCAACACTCCAAACCCGACCGTCCAGAAAATCAATCCCCATCCCGGAAAAAACAAGGAGATCAGGCCCAAAACAATTTGACAATATCCCAAATATTTAACATCCGTCAGCGTATACCGTTCCGCACTTACCAAAGCCAATCCGTAAAAGA from Chryseobacterium sp. SORGH_AS_0447 includes these protein-coding regions:
- a CDS encoding Coq4 family protein, with the protein product MKKLRVRFLLFVYDKTQKLYRKYFKKKKRQWQFTEQQLLEFQEDSLGRKLGEFYRKHGFSMIPKMEDHDVHHLITGCGTHFEDEIAMQFLLLGNGKLNAHLLAAIILGSLILPEYFRVYMNAYRKGKNMRPFYHWDFEALLWQNFDHLKDFIQQKNSTVLH
- a CDS encoding metallophosphoesterase, coding for MDRKTFLKRLFQISAVATFPMLYSWQVEPFWLEFVERKMPVRNLPANLEGKILMQISDLHVGTRFDWNFLIDSFQKAKNYNPDFVVYTGDFVNHGNAEEREDLKKVMSHAVLGSFGTFGILGNHDYGTDWLETKVADEICKIAENSGIMMLRNQQKESHGLNFIGFEDLWSPNFAPQEIMKNHDPSKANIILCHNPDACDKDIWNGYRGWILSGHTHGGQCCIPGIITPLLPVKNRRYTSGEIDLEDGRMLYINRALGHSFQVRFMVRPEITVFTLTQV
- a CDS encoding transcriptional regulator; translated protein: MIKINQLNKEFESRVRLGIMSVLMVNDWVDFSEMKSILEITDGNLASHSNALEKAAYIEVKKEFVGKKPKTSYRVTQNGRAAFTEHLNALEKLLGR